The sequence GCAGGCACCTTGGCCGCGGGGATTTGCCCTCTCCCCATTCctcgcacccccaccccccgcctcggGGCTCCCCATTGCTCCCTTCCCCGCCTCGCGGACCCCTCCTGGCCGCGGCGGGCGGGAGCGGAGGGGGAGGACGGCGTCACGAGGCGGGGAGCCCGAGGTCCAGGGCGGGGCGCCGGGGAATCCCAGGCGCGCGAGCCCGGGAGGTGCGGGCGCGGGTGGGAAGAAGAGGGCGGCGCGCGGAGGGAGGTGAGTCGAGCAGAGCCGGGAGGCTAGGCGGGGGAACCGCGaggaggccccgcccccgcctcgcGGAGCCGGCTCTCCGCCGCCTCCGAACCCGCTCACTTTGCCTCTCGCCTCTGGACGGCGGCGGGGCGGTTGCTGGAGCCGCGGCCAGAGGGAGCGCCGGGGACCGGGAGCCACCCTGCACCCGCGCCTCCTCCCGGCGCCCGCGCCCCTCGGGGGCTGGGGGGCCGCGCCACGGTCTGAAAGGACACGCCGGCCTCGCAGGGGGGCATCCCCGGGCGCTGACAGCCTTGTTCCCGGCCAGTGGGCGCGCAGCGCTGGCGCCTGAGGGGACTCCCCGGCCACCTGCAGGTGCCGCCGCGCCGAGGGAGCGTCGCTAGCAGCAACGCCAGGCTGACGAGGACACTGGAGCCGAGGGGTCTCCGGGCCAGCGAAGGGCAAGAGCAGAGCCCGCAGAGAGAGCCGGCCAGCCGGTCCGCGGGCCCCGACGGCGCGCTCCCCCGTCGGCCAACTGCAGGCAGGCCCCGCGCGGCGGCCGGGGttgggcggcggcggcggcctcgGGCCTCGGGGCTTCGGGGTGGCCAGCCATGACCTTCGGGCGCAGCAGGGCGGCCTCGGTGGTGCTGAACGTGGGCGGCGCCCGGTACTCGCTGTCCCGGGAGCTGCTGAAGGACTTCCCGCTGCGCCGCGTGAGCCGGCTGCACGGCTGCCGCTCCGAGCGCGACGTGCTCGAGGTGTGCGACGACTACGACCGCGAGCGCAACGAGTACTTCTTCGACCGGCACTCGGAGGCCTTCGGCTTCATCCTGCTCTACGTGCGCGGCCACGGCAAGCTGCGCTTCGCGCCGCGGATGTGCGAGCTCTCCTTCTACAACGAGATGATCTACTGGGGCCTGGAGGGCGCGCACCTCGAGTACTGCTGCCAGCGCCGCCTCGACGACCGCATGTCCGACACCTACACCTTCTACTCGGCCGACGAGCCGGGCGCGCTGGGCCGCGACGAGGCGCGACCTGGCGGTGCCGAGGCGGCGCCCTCCCGCCGCTGGCTCGAGCGCATGCGGCGGACCTTCGAGGAGCCTACGTCGTCGCTGGCCGCGCAGATCCTGGCCAGCGTGTCGGTCGTGTTCGTGATCGTGTCCATGGTGGTGCTGTGCGCTAGCACCCTGCCGGACTGGCGCGCCGCGGCGGCCGACAACCGCAGCCTGGATGACCGGAGCAGGTACTCCGccggtcctgggagggagccctccGGGTAGGACGCACAGCTTCTCTGCCCGTCCCGTCCGTCCTGTCGCGTTCTGTCCGTCCCGTCCGTCGGTCCCGTCTCCGTCCTGTTTGCCTCGGGGAGGCCGAGCCAGGCTGGTTCCGGGCCCAGTGAGGCCAGCTAGGGGACGGGTTGGCCCTCACTTCCCGCTCCTACTTTCCTGGCACCTGGCGGCTGTGGTCCATACACTAGATCCGCCTCTGGAGGGCGAATCGCcaggcatggggaggggcaggtagAGAAAAACAAGCCTCCCCATCTTTTAGTTTACTTTGGAGCAAATAGCAACTAGTTAACTGGATGTCCCTAAACTTTTATTGTTAGTATTCAACAATTTAACCTTGGGCTAAGAGCAGCTTGAATTTTTGCCAATTTTTGGTGGCGTTTGGAAAGATGGAAGTCTTGTTATGGTGAAATACGGTGGTCACACGTTGCATACACTTTGCATAGTATGTACTTTAATGGTATTGTTATAAAAGAGATTAACTTAACGATAGACTAAATAATGGATGTCTgtgcccttttctcttttcttttccaatggAGTTAGCAAAGCACCTGTCCATCGTTTAGTACCAAAGATACACACTGTGACTTTCAGAAGGATCTTCAGTatagggaggggggaaaaatcactaccttggaaaagaagaaatatttaaactgCCCGAAATCCAGAAACAGTATTGGAGTAGTTAAtagcttttcttttcagtttattaGGATGCAAGGAAAATATTTGAATCTTTCCTTCTATCGTGTTTGCCTTTCAGTAGAGATAACAGACTTCTGTTTTTAGTACTAGTGagtttattttgcatatttgacAGGAGGAATGAATAGTAAAGTTGGATTTTCAAGGGAGACAGTctctttgggcacaaacacaaaATTGTatattctgttttggt comes from Neovison vison isolate M4711 chromosome 8, ASM_NN_V1, whole genome shotgun sequence and encodes:
- the KCNG3 gene encoding potassium voltage-gated channel subfamily G member 3 isoform X1, translating into MTFGRSRAASVVLNVGGARYSLSRELLKDFPLRRVSRLHGCRSERDVLEVCDDYDRERNEYFFDRHSEAFGFILLYVRGHGKLRFAPRMCELSFYNEMIYWGLEGAHLEYCCQRRLDDRMSDTYTFYSADEPGALGRDEARPGGAEAAPSRRWLERMRRTFEEPTSSLAAQILASVSVVFVIVSMVVLCASTLPDWRAAAADNRSLDDRSRYSAGPGREPSGIIEAICIGWFTAECIVRFIVSKNKCEFVKRPLNIIDLLAITPYYISVLMTVFTGENSQLQRAGVTLRVLRMMRIFWVIKLARHFIGLQTLGLTLKRCYREMVMLLVFICVAMAIFSALSQLLEHGLDLETSNKDFASIPAACWWVIISMTTVGYGDMYPITMPGRILGGVCVVSGIVLLALPITFIYHSFVQCYHELKFRSARYSRSLSAEFLN